From Balaenoptera acutorostrata chromosome 8, mBalAcu1.1, whole genome shotgun sequence, the proteins below share one genomic window:
- the LOC130708662 gene encoding interferon alpha-inducible protein 27-like protein 2A, whose product MFFRFPAKAAAAVVGGALFVGAVPVALGAMGFTGAGIAASSLAAKMMSSAAIANGGGVAAGSLVATLQSVGAAGLSTSSNIILGSAGSALGAWLWDRKKKAPSSPPPESSTEAERGSCAGDDPPGPQDVSPPNDKSSASQNSSKKHGK is encoded by the exons ATGTTCTTTCGGTTTCCAGCCAAGGCTGCTGCAGCTGTGGTGGGAGGAG CCCTGTTCGTGGGGGCTGTGCCCGTGGCCCTGGGCGCCATGGGCTTCACCGGGGCAGGAATCGCCGCCTCCTCCTTAGCGGCTAAGATGATGTCATCGGCCGCCATCGCCAATGGGGGCGGAGTTGCCGCCGGCAGCCTCGTGGCCACTCTCCAGTCCGTGG ggGCAGCCGGACTTTCCACATCATCCAACATCATCCTGGGCTCGGCTGGGTCAGCTTTGGGGGCCTGGTTGTGggatagaaaaaagaaagccccttcctctcctccaccgGAATCCAGTACTGAAGCAGAGAGGGGCTCCTGTGCTGGAGATGACCCTCCAGGGCCTCAGGATGTCAGTCCCCCAAATGACAAGTCCTCTGCCTCCCAAAATTCTTCAAAGAAGCATGGGAAATAA